From Nitrospirota bacterium, the proteins below share one genomic window:
- a CDS encoding arylesterase: protein MNVIRMAFGGIVISLLCVLSGCEQQHAATPRVQQQPVYEGTIVAVGDSLTAGKGVNEEDAYPAQLESKLGKAGYHWRVVNAGISGETSSGTLSRVAWVLKLKPDIVILETGPNDGLRGIDPGMTQRNVDETVRILQENGVTVVLAGMKMVSNLGREFTRAFSAMYPAVARKRNLILVPFLLEGVAGDPSLNQADGIHPTAEGYRIVAETVYPYVRRAIENRKK from the coding sequence ATGAACGTTATAAGGATGGCTTTCGGGGGGATCGTTATTTCCCTGCTGTGTGTTCTCTCCGGATGCGAACAACAGCATGCGGCAACGCCGCGGGTACAGCAACAACCCGTCTATGAGGGGACCATTGTTGCCGTTGGTGACAGCCTCACGGCGGGAAAGGGCGTCAACGAGGAGGATGCCTATCCCGCGCAGCTGGAGAGCAAGCTCGGGAAGGCGGGGTACCACTGGCGGGTCGTCAACGCAGGGATCAGCGGTGAGACGAGCAGCGGCACCCTCTCCCGCGTCGCCTGGGTGCTGAAGCTCAAACCGGACATCGTCATCCTGGAAACCGGACCGAACGACGGCCTCAGGGGGATCGACCCCGGCATGACGCAAAGGAATGTCGACGAGACGGTGCGCATTCTGCAGGAGAACGGGGTCACGGTCGTGCTGGCGGGAATGAAAATGGTCTCCAACCTGGGCCGCGAATTCACCCGGGCATTTTCAGCCATGTATCCCGCGGTGGCAAGGAAGCGCAACCTCATTCTGGTCCCCTTCCTGCTCGAGGGCGTGGCGGGCGACCCGTCGCTCAACCAGGCCGATGGCATCCACCCCACGGCGGAAGGATACCGGATCGTCGCAGAGACGGTCTATCCCTATGTCCGCCGGGCGATCGAGAACAGAAAAAAATGA
- a CDS encoding FtsX-like permease family protein: MRSRHLVRRQITGALHQSVVFVLCVILSIVTLVSLSGFSGSVHASFLRDARALHAADIIIQAHAPFSLPLLKAVNRLERLGSIESARVYRFYSVVRTAKGDASLLADLKVAEPGYPFYGRVELASGRSFPEVLTRGGVVVEQALLDRLHLRIGDRLRVGSAMLTVRDVVTVEPDRPVNFFALGPRVFVAASDLASLDLIGKGSRVDYDILARVRDRKDLDRVAGELRSAALKDRERVETYQTADSGVKRFFDNFLFFLNLIGIFTLLLAGVGIQSSLTAFLKDQERTIAVMKALGAKSRFIIGHYFTVVLVLGLGGTFLGIGASFLLQRALPGLFRGLLPANLELTISSGAMAEGLMLGLFVVALFTFLPLDRLKEVKPRSIFGKEEQGSTQRRPAWLTGAAGAIFFVAMVLWRVREVKTGLYFVFGVGMLIVVAFLCAEGVLRIVRRLPAKNLVLRQAMRGLFRPRNATRSIIVTLTASLAVIFSITLVEQNLDETFVRSYPPDSPNLFFIDIQPGQKDAFARELGIETTYFPVVRSTILEVNGEPIDAEQERRKRGDNLAREFNLTWRGHLLEDERIVSGKALFLDDWPGVQVSVLDTVLSMRNMKVGDTITFRIQGIPLAARISSIRTRTRTSLQPFFYFVFPEQALKDAPQTFFTAVRVDRDRIAPLQNRIVARFPNVTVIDVTETVAVFARVMDRLSSIVRFFTFFSVVAGVLIIISSVFATRYARIQEAVFFTILGARGRFVLAVFSLEGLMLGLISGVIALVLAQSVGWIVCKYSLDVAYKPSSAASVLMVLSTMLLVVVVSLGASIPILRQKPAAFLREQAEE; encoded by the coding sequence ATGCGTAGCCGACACCTTGTCCGCCGCCAGATCACGGGAGCCCTGCACCAGTCCGTTGTATTCGTTCTCTGCGTGATCCTCTCCATAGTAACCCTGGTTTCACTGAGCGGCTTCAGCGGAAGTGTCCACGCGTCGTTCCTGAGGGACGCTCGCGCGCTCCATGCCGCGGACATCATCATCCAGGCCCACGCGCCGTTCTCGCTCCCCCTCCTGAAGGCCGTGAACAGGCTGGAGCGGCTGGGGTCGATCGAAAGCGCACGCGTCTATCGCTTCTATTCGGTGGTGCGGACGGCAAAGGGCGATGCCTCGCTCTTGGCGGACCTGAAGGTCGCGGAGCCGGGCTACCCGTTCTACGGCAGGGTCGAGCTTGCATCGGGACGATCGTTCCCTGAGGTGCTGACCCGGGGAGGTGTTGTCGTGGAGCAGGCTCTCCTTGACCGCCTCCACCTCCGTATCGGCGACCGTCTCCGGGTGGGGAGCGCCATGCTCACGGTCCGCGACGTGGTGACCGTGGAACCCGACAGGCCGGTGAACTTCTTTGCCCTCGGCCCCCGGGTCTTCGTGGCCGCCTCGGACCTTGCCTCGCTCGACCTCATCGGAAAGGGGAGCCGCGTCGATTACGATATTCTCGCCCGCGTACGGGACCGGAAGGATCTGGACCGGGTCGCGGGAGAGCTCCGAAGCGCGGCGCTCAAGGACCGGGAACGGGTCGAAACCTATCAGACCGCTGATTCCGGAGTGAAGCGGTTCTTTGACAATTTTCTCTTCTTCCTGAACTTGATCGGCATATTCACGCTGCTGCTCGCAGGCGTCGGCATCCAGAGCTCGCTGACCGCGTTCCTGAAGGATCAGGAGCGGACCATCGCCGTGATGAAAGCGCTCGGGGCGAAGAGCCGCTTCATCATCGGGCACTATTTCACGGTCGTTCTGGTGCTGGGCCTCGGCGGGACATTCCTGGGCATTGGTGCGAGCTTTCTGCTCCAGAGGGCGCTCCCCGGCCTGTTTCGGGGACTCCTCCCCGCCAATCTGGAACTGACCATTTCCTCCGGCGCGATGGCAGAGGGGCTTATGCTCGGCTTGTTCGTAGTGGCCCTTTTCACGTTCCTGCCCCTGGACCGGTTGAAGGAGGTGAAGCCGCGGTCCATCTTCGGCAAGGAGGAGCAAGGCAGCACGCAGCGCAGGCCTGCGTGGCTCACGGGCGCTGCCGGCGCCATCTTCTTTGTCGCGATGGTCCTGTGGCGGGTGCGGGAGGTGAAGACCGGCCTCTACTTCGTCTTCGGCGTGGGGATGCTCATTGTGGTCGCATTTTTATGCGCCGAGGGGGTCCTCCGGATCGTGAGGAGGCTGCCCGCGAAGAACCTTGTCCTCCGGCAGGCCATGAGGGGGCTTTTTCGCCCCCGGAACGCCACGCGGTCGATCATCGTCACCCTGACCGCCTCCCTGGCCGTGATCTTTTCCATCACGCTCGTCGAGCAGAACCTGGATGAGACCTTTGTCCGCTCCTATCCTCCTGATTCGCCCAACCTCTTCTTCATCGATATTCAGCCGGGGCAGAAGGACGCCTTTGCCCGGGAACTCGGTATCGAGACCACCTACTTCCCCGTTGTGCGGAGCACCATTCTGGAGGTGAACGGCGAGCCGATCGACGCGGAACAGGAGCGTCGGAAGCGGGGGGACAACCTTGCCCGCGAGTTCAATCTTACCTGGCGGGGCCACCTGCTGGAGGACGAACGGATCGTCTCCGGGAAGGCGCTTTTCCTGGATGACTGGCCCGGGGTCCAGGTGTCGGTCCTCGACACCGTCCTCTCCATGCGGAACATGAAGGTCGGCGACACCATCACCTTCCGCATCCAGGGAATACCGCTGGCAGCCAGGATATCGAGCATCCGGACGAGGACAAGAACCTCGCTGCAGCCGTTCTTCTACTTCGTCTTCCCGGAGCAGGCGCTGAAGGACGCGCCCCAGACATTCTTCACCGCCGTTCGCGTTGACCGGGACCGGATCGCCCCGCTCCAGAACCGCATCGTGGCCCGCTTCCCGAACGTGACCGTCATCGACGTGACCGAAACGGTCGCCGTCTTTGCCCGGGTCATGGACCGGCTTTCTTCCATCGTCCGCTTCTTCACCTTCTTCAGCGTCGTCGCCGGCGTCCTCATCATCATCAGCTCGGTCTTCGCCACCCGTTACGCGCGGATCCAGGAGGCGGTCTTTTTCACGATCCTCGGCGCGCGGGGACGCTTCGTCCTTGCGGTGTTTTCCCTGGAGGGTCTCATGCTCGGCTTGATCAGCGGTGTCATCGCGCTTGTCCTCGCCCAGTCGGTGGGCTGGATCGTGTGCAAGTACTCCCTCGACGTGGCCTACAAACCCTCGAGCGCCGCGAGCGTGCTCATGGTCCTGTCGACGATGCTCCTCGTCGTCGTGGTCAGCCTCGGAGCGTCGATCCCGATACTCCGGCAAAAACCTGCCGCCTTCCTGAGGGAGCAGGCGGAGGAGTGA